Part of the Microthrixaceae bacterium genome, ATGTATCCCTATGACCTTCGTCAATCGGAGTGGGCGGATCAGCTCAAGGTGTTGTCCACGATCGAATGGCCGGCTGAGGAATCATGAGGTTCTGGTGCTCCAACACTGGTGAGAACTGGACCTGGAGTTGGCAGCCCTATTGGGGCGCGTGGATTGTCGTTGCCCTCCTCGGTTTCGCCTACTACCGGGCGGGTGCCTTTCGTCCCGAACACGGCAAGGGCCGACGCATCGGCATCGTGGTCGGCTTGGTGCTACTCCTCGCCGGAATCGACTGGCCCCTGGCCACGCTCGGGGCCGGCTATCTCATCACCGCGCAGATGGTCCGCCAGATCATCATCGTGATGATCGCCTGTCCGCTGCTGTTGTGGGCGGCACCGCCAGCCGCTGGGCGGGCACTGGTGGCGACCGAGCGCCGCAAGGCGATCTACCGCGTGGTGTCGAGCCCCAAGTTCACCCTTCCGGTCGCCCTCGGGATGCTCATCGCGGTCACGGCCCCCGTGGTCGTCGATCGCCTGATCACCAGCCAGATCGGATCGTTCCTCATGGACGTGATCTGGATCGGCGCCGGCATCCTCATCTGGTTGCCCGTGCAGCCTCCGCGCCCGCTTCGGGCCCGGGTTCAGGGTCCGCCACAGGTCGTGTATCTCATCATCGTGTCGGTGGTTCCGCTGCCGATCGCGTTCTTCATGAGCTGGTCGCCCTTCCCGATCTTCGCCGAGTACGAACTGGCCCCCCGGATCTGGGACGGGCTCTCCGCGGCGAACGATCAGGAGCTTGGGGCCGCCATCTTCCAGGTGGTCGGCGGCCTCGTCATCTGGGCCCAGATCGCCGTGAGGTTCATCAAGATGTCGCGCGAGGGCAACGAAACGCCGAAGTTCCGGGGCAAGTTGGTACCGTCGCAACCCGAGGGGGTAACGGCCGCTGTCGGCGCACCCCGACCAGAGGAGGGTTCGCCATGATCATCACCGCATCTCGAGCGCGTCGGAGCCGGCGGGCGATCGCCGCGGTCCTCGTCGTGTCCTCGGCGTGGATGTTGAGCGCGTGCTCGAACGAACCGGAACAGACCCTCGATCTCACCGGTGCCGCCGCCGAGGGCCAACTCATCGCCAAGGAGATGGGCTGCCAGGGGTGCCACAGCATCGACGGGTCGAACTCCACCGGTCCGACGTGGAAGGACCTCTACGGCGCGCAGGTCACGTTGCAGGGCGGCGACAAGGTGACGGTCGACGATGACTACCTCGTGCGGTCGATTCGTGAACCGAACGCACAGCGTCGCGAGGACGCCCGCTCGGCGATGGGTGCCTACGACGAAAAACGTCTCAGCGACGACGACGTCGCCAAGATCATCGAATTCATCAAAGCCCTCAGCTGAGTCGCCTGGCTGAGTCGTTTGGCTGAGGCGCTCGGCTATCGCCGCGACCGCCGCGGCTCAGCCGGGCAGGTAGTCGCCGGTCGTCGGATCCTGCACATAGGGCCTCGGCTCGGGCTTGCCGCCGGCGAGGTCGTCGACGGCACTCAGGAACCGCTCAATGTCGGCGCCGGTTGCCGAGATCGCGACACTGGCGCGCACGGCTCCCGGAATGTTGCGGCGATCGCCCACGGTGATGTCGTGGCGGTACCGCCGGGTCTCGTCGCCGCTGAGGCCGAGCAGGCGCACGAGGTAGGGGTGTGCACAAAAGCACCCGTGTCGAACGCCGATTCCGTACTCATGGCTGAGGCGTGCGGCGACGAGTGGGTGGGCCATGGCATCGATCGTGAACGCTGCGACCGCCAGCGTGTCCGAGGCCGTCGACGAGTGGTCGACCGAGGGCCCGAGCAATGTGACCCCGTCGATCCCGGCGAGGCCATGGCGTAACGCCTTGGCCATCGCGAGTTCGTGTTCGACGATGGCCTCCCATCGGAGTGTTTCGAAGGTGTCGATCGCCGCGTGCAGGGCGACCGCTCCCACGACGTTGGGAGACCCCGCCTCCTCGCGATCGGGGGCCTCGGTCCACATCGCCCCGTCGAGGTCGACCAGATTGACGGCGCCGCCGCCGACGAGGAACGGGTCGCCGTGTTCGAACACCCGGCGCGGGCCGATCAGGACCCCGGAGCCGAATGGCGCGTACATCTTGTGCCCCGACCACGCGATGAAATCCGCCCGAAGCGTGTGCAGCGGACGATGGGGCGCCAACTGCGCTGCGTCGACGAGCACCAACGCACCGTGTTGATGAGCGTGATCGATGATCGGGTCCAGGTCGGGCATCCACCCGGTGACATTCGCGGCGCCGGTGATGGCGACCACCGCCGGCCGCCGACCTTCTGCAACGGTCGCGTTCACTGCCGCGGCGACGTCGTCGGGGCTGAAGGTGCCGTCTCGGCCGCACTCGACATAGCTGATCGTGGCGCCGCTGCGTGTGGCGGCGCGCTGCCACGGCAACAGATTCGCGTGGTGTTCGACGACGGTGGTGACGATGGTGTCGTTCGGGCCGAGTGGGATCCGGTGGGCCGCGATGTTGATCGCCTCGGTGGTGTTGCGGCACAACACCGCGATGTCGTCGGTGTCGGAGCGGCCGACCCATCGCATCACCGCGTCGCGTGCCTCCTCATAGCGGCGGGTTGCGAACTGGGACTTCGCCCCGGCGCCGCGGTGCACACTCGAATACCAGGGCAGAAACCCCGTCACCGCATCGGCGACCGCTTGAAAAGCCGGGGTCGAGGCGCCGGCATCGAGGCACAGGTAGGTTCGCTCGACCCCGTCGAGGCAAGGGACCGTGACGTCGTCGCCGACGAGTGTGGTGAGCATGGTGTGGCCTTGGTGATTCAACGGTGGTGGGCGGGACGGGGGTCGGCCGAGTGTGTTCGTGAACTCGAACGCGTTCTGTTGAATCTCCATTGTCGCGCCGTGCGAGGCCGTAGCCGCGCCCGGCGCGTGCTCGGCGCGTTCTCGGCGCGTGCTCGGCGCGTGCTCGGCGCGTGCTCGGCGCGTCCGGTCGCGCTCGGTTCATAAACTCGCACGGGTCCGCACAACGGCGTGCGGGCGGAAAGCGAGACGGTCCCGTGATCGTGGGCGTGCCCAGGGAAGTGAAGGATTCCGAGGATCGCGTGGGGCTGACCCCCGACGGGGTCGACGAATTGGTCCGGGCCGGTGCCCGCGTCCTGGTCGAAGCCTCGGCGGGGGAGGGGATCGGCGTGCACGATGAGGAGTATCGCGGCGCCGGTGCCTCGATCGTCGGCGTCGACGCGGTGTGGGAGGACTCCGACCTGGTCATCAAGGTGAAGGAACCTCAGCCGGCCGAACGCAAGCGCCTGCATCACGGCCAGACGCTGTTCGCCTACCTTCACCTCGCCCCCGATCCACAGCAGGCTCAGGATCTCCTCGCCAGTGGTGCGGCGTGTATCGCATACGAGACGGTGACCGACGCGGCCGGAGCGCTGCCGATGCTCGCCCCGATGTCGCAGGTGGCGGGTCGCATGTCGGTGCAGGCGGCCGCCCACTTCCTCGAGGGGCCACACGGCGGTTCGGGTCGACTGCTCGGAGGGGTCCCGGGAGTGCCGGCGGCGAAGGTGGTGATCATCGGCGGCGGAACAGCGGGGGAGAACGCAGCGTCGATCGCCGTCGGCATGGGCGCCGACGTGACGGTCCTCGACCGCAACCCGGCGGTGCTCGATCATCTGGATCGACGCTTCGGCCCGGCGATCTCGACGCAGTACTCGACCGGCGGGGCGATCGACCGGCTGGTCGTCGGGGCCGATGTGGTGATCGGTGCGGTGCTCATCCGGGGCGCCCGTGCACCGCGGCTGGTCACCCGCGACCACGTCGCGCGAA contains:
- a CDS encoding cytochrome c oxidase assembly protein, which encodes MRFWCSNTGENWTWSWQPYWGAWIVVALLGFAYYRAGAFRPEHGKGRRIGIVVGLVLLLAGIDWPLATLGAGYLITAQMVRQIIIVMIACPLLLWAAPPAAGRALVATERRKAIYRVVSSPKFTLPVALGMLIAVTAPVVVDRLITSQIGSFLMDVIWIGAGILIWLPVQPPRPLRARVQGPPQVVYLIIVSVVPLPIAFFMSWSPFPIFAEYELAPRIWDGLSAANDQELGAAIFQVVGGLVIWAQIAVRFIKMSREGNETPKFRGKLVPSQPEGVTAAVGAPRPEEGSP
- a CDS encoding cytochrome c, yielding MIITASRARRSRRAIAAVLVVSSAWMLSACSNEPEQTLDLTGAAAEGQLIAKEMGCQGCHSIDGSNSTGPTWKDLYGAQVTLQGGDKVTVDDDYLVRSIREPNAQRREDARSAMGAYDEKRLSDDDVAKIIEFIKALS
- a CDS encoding aminotransferase class V-fold PLP-dependent enzyme, which codes for MLTTLVGDDVTVPCLDGVERTYLCLDAGASTPAFQAVADAVTGFLPWYSSVHRGAGAKSQFATRRYEEARDAVMRWVGRSDTDDIAVLCRNTTEAINIAAHRIPLGPNDTIVTTVVEHHANLLPWQRAATRSGATISYVECGRDGTFSPDDVAAAVNATVAEGRRPAVVAITGAANVTGWMPDLDPIIDHAHQHGALVLVDAAQLAPHRPLHTLRADFIAWSGHKMYAPFGSGVLIGPRRVFEHGDPFLVGGGAVNLVDLDGAMWTEAPDREEAGSPNVVGAVALHAAIDTFETLRWEAIVEHELAMAKALRHGLAGIDGVTLLGPSVDHSSTASDTLAVAAFTIDAMAHPLVAARLSHEYGIGVRHGCFCAHPYLVRLLGLSGDETRRYRHDITVGDRRNIPGAVRASVAISATGADIERFLSAVDDLAGGKPEPRPYVQDPTTGDYLPG
- the ald gene encoding alanine dehydrogenase, which codes for MGLTPDGVDELVRAGARVLVEASAGEGIGVHDEEYRGAGASIVGVDAVWEDSDLVIKVKEPQPAERKRLHHGQTLFAYLHLAPDPQQAQDLLASGAACIAYETVTDAAGALPMLAPMSQVAGRMSVQAAAHFLEGPHGGSGRLLGGVPGVPAAKVVIIGGGTAGENAASIAVGMGADVTVLDRNPAVLDHLDRRFGPAISTQYSTGGAIDRLVVGADVVIGAVLIRGARAPRLVTRDHVARMRPGSVIVDIAIDQGGCCETSRPTTHSEPTYVVDGVVHYCVTNMPGGVAATSTAALTHATLAAAVALVRFGTEEALRRDPHLRDGLNVYRGRITDAAVAEALGLSYVDPLEALA